Sequence from the Methanobacteriales archaeon HGW-Methanobacteriales-1 genome:
TCCATGATGGCCCTTATCTCTTTTAAAGAATCGTTTGATAGAGAGATTTGGTGAGTATCATCCTTTAAGAATCCTAATTTTTCTCTTTTAAGAATGTTTTTGGAGAATTTTTTATAATAGCTATCGCCCAGTTCTTTAAGAATATATACTCCCATAGTTTCTGGTAAGATGGTTTCTCCTTTATTATACAGATTTTCTTTTATTTTTTGAGCGAAAAGAAGGACCTCAGAGGGAGCATTGCCCTTTAAAACACTATCACTTTGCAGGGCCAGAACTCCTAAACCAGCCTTACAGTTTCGAGGGCATCTGATACGGCAGGAATAACACTGGCCACATTTCCAGATTAATTCCTCCATTTCAGGAGATTCTATTTCATTGAACATAAACCGCCTCATAAGATCCCGGGGCTTGTAATCAGGAAATAAATAGGCTGCCGGACAGCTGGCCGTGCATCGGCCACACTGAATACATTTTTTAAAGCCGCTTTTTTTGAATCTAATGTCTTTGATGGTGTTTTTATTTTTCTTTAAGGACATGAACCTTATTTTTTCCTCAAAATTGGTTTTTTCATGGAAAAAATGATTCTCATCAAATGAATTTGACTTTATTTTGTCTTTAGGCATTTTTAATCCCTTTTTAGTAGATGATTACATAAATAATTTTACGATATGATAATATAAACTTCTCTATATAAATTAATTGATTTCATCTATATAAAAATGCTAAAAAAATTCTATTACAGTTTTTATATCAACATGTTTATAAACCCATATCGCAAAAAGGACTCTATCTAATAATTATCCTAGGTCAAATCATGGATCAGAAAATAATCATAATTGCAGCCATGGCCATTATAGGCCTCATAGGCATAGTGATATATATGAATTACCAGGCACCCACCCCCGCAGGAGAAATTAAGATTACAGACATGGCCGATAGAAGTTTAAATATTCCAGAAAAGGTGAATAAAACCTTCTCTCTGGCGGGTTCACTTACCACCTGTCTTTACATGATAGCCCCGGACAAGATGGTGGGCTGGAACTCTAACAACCAAACTAAAGGCCAGTACATGAACGAAACCTATAAAAAGCTCCCTATTTTAGGTGGTGGCATGCAAAATGCTAATTATGAACAAATCATCGCTCAAAATCCTGATGTGATCTTCATGGGCCATGGTAAAGACAATAATTCTATTAATGATATGCAGCAAAAATTCGGGGAAATACCCGTAATAGACCTGGAAGGCGACATAATTTTGACCAATATAACCCCTTCCATCAAATTCATGGGTAAGGTTCTGGGAGAGGAGAATAAATCTCAGGAACTGGTTAATTTCTACAATAAAGTCTACCAGAATGTCACCAGCACCGTATCCACCATACCGGATTCTCAAAAGAAAAAGGTTTACTATACCAAGAGTGCTGATGGATTGACCACCTTTGCTCCTGGATCTCCTCAAGTCCAGCTTATTGAAATATGTGGCGGTAAAAATGTAGTGGAATCACCAGTCACCAAGGGAGGAATGGGTGTTTCCATGGAACTGATTTTAGATTGGAACCCTGATGTAATCATAACCAGTGACTCTCAGTTCTACCAGAACGTTTATTCTGACTCCACATGGGCCAATATCAATGCCGTGAAAAATAAACAGGTTTATCTGCAACCAAGCTCCCCATTCAACTGGTTTGAAAATCCTCCGGGAACCAATACTATTATAGGAATACCCTGGACGGCTAAGGTACTTTATCCCGATAAATTCCAGGACCTGGATCTAAACAGTCTAACAAAAGAGTTCTATTCCAAATTTTACCATTATAACTTGACAGATAGTGATGTATCTAATATTTTAAGTTCTTCTGGGTTAAATCAAAGCTAATGGTGATTAATTGTGGAATGGAATATAAAAGGCAAAGTTGCAAAACACCGGATTTCTACCCTGGGATTAATGACTATTGCCTTAATAATACTTTTTTTTCTATCTTTTCTCCTGGGAAGATACCCTATCACGCCCTATGAAGTAATGATGGCCTTTGCATCCAAATTATTCCTGATTCAAGTTCCACCTTCCCAAGTACAGGACACCATAATATTCCAGATACGTCTCCCCCGCATACTGGCCGCAATGCTTATTGGAGCCTCATTATCTATTGCAGGGGCCTCTTTTCAGGGTCTTTTCCAGAACCCATTGGTATCTCCAGATAAATTAGGTGTTTCTGCCGGTGCTGGTTTTGGAGCGGCCATGGCCATATTATTTTCGGCCAGCTTATTTATGATACAGGCCTCAGCCTTTTTCTGGGGTCTTCTGGCCGTGGGATTGACTTATTTTATAAGCAGATCATTTAAAGGAACCTCCATGCTGACCCTAGTTTTGTGTGGAATAGCCATAGCTTCCCTATTTACTGCTCTATTATCGCTGGTTAAATTCGTGGCCGATCCCAATGACCAGTTGCAAACCATAGTTTTCTGGATAATGGGAAGTTTATCATCAGTTAACAATCAGGACGTAGTAATCATGGGCATCCCCATCATCATCGGAACTATAATTTTACTGGCCATTAGATGGAGATTGAATATACTGGCCATGGGTGAAGAGGAAGCCCATACCATGGGTATAAACATTAAAAAATTACAAGCCATTATCATTGTTTGTTGCAGCGTGATCACCGCTGCCTCAGTAAGTATGTGTGGCATCATTGGCTGGGTGGGACTGGTAATGCCTCATGTGGCGAGAATGATTGTAGGGCCAGATCACAAGATATTATTGCCTGCCAGTATAATAATGGGTGCCATTTTCCTCTTACTTATTGATGATATTGCCCGAACCATGACCACCGTGGAGATTCCGTTGGGAATTTTAACCGCCATTATTGGCGCTCCCTTCTTCTTGTACCTGTTAATGAAGAGTAAGGAAGTGTGGTCATGAGGATTTTAATAAGCAAAAACTGGTTGAAAATAAAAGAGGTATTTTCATGAGTCACTTACTGGAAATGGTCAATGGAACCTTTGCATACCGGGATTATGAAAATATCTTTGAAAATATCAACTTTTCAGTTGATAAAGGAGATATATTCTGTATACTGGGTTCCAATGGTGCCGGAAAGACCACTCTCCTCAAATGCCTCAATGGCCTCATGAAAATGAGATATGGGGAAGTTCTATTTAAGGGAAAAAACATCAACACCATGGATCATGCTGAATTATCCCAAGGGATAGGTTACATACCCCAAATTCATAATTCTATATTCCCATTTACGGTTTTAGATGTGGTTTTAATGGGCCGCTCTCCTCACCTGGAATTATTCTCCTCACCTGGAGAAAAAGACATTAAAATAGCTGAAAATTCCTTAAAAGAGATGGGAATCAGTCATCTGGCTCAAACTCCATATACTGAAATAAGTGGTGGGGAACAGCAGTTGGTATTCATTGCTCGTATTTTAACTCAACAGCCCGAGGTGTTAATACTTGATGAGCCAACTTCCCATCTGGACTTTGGAAATCAGGTTCGTACCTTAAATACCATAGAAAATCTAACCAAAAAAGGAATTTCAGTGGTCATGTCCTCTCATTTTCCAGACCAAACCTTTTTATCTGGGACTAAGGTGGCCTTAATGAAGGGAAAGAATTTTTTAGAAG
This genomic interval carries:
- a CDS encoding ABC transporter permease, with product MVEWNIKGKVAKHRISTLGLMTIALIILFFLSFLLGRYPITPYEVMMAFASKLFLIQVPPSQVQDTIIFQIRLPRILAAMLIGASLSIAGASFQGLFQNPLVSPDKLGVSAGAGFGAAMAILFSASLFMIQASAFFWGLLAVGLTYFISRSFKGTSMLTLVLCGIAIASLFTALLSLVKFVADPNDQLQTIVFWIMGSLSSVNNQDVVIMGIPIIIGTIILLAIRWRLNILAMGEEEAHTMGINIKKLQAIIIVCCSVITAASVSMCGIIGWVGLVMPHVARMIVGPDHKILLPASIIMGAIFLLLIDDIARTMTTVEIPLGILTAIIGAPFFLYLLMKSKEVWS
- a CDS encoding iron ABC transporter ATP-binding protein, whose product is MSHLLEMVNGTFAYRDYENIFENINFSVDKGDIFCILGSNGAGKTTLLKCLNGLMKMRYGEVLFKGKNINTMDHAELSQGIGYIPQIHNSIFPFTVLDVVLMGRSPHLELFSSPGEKDIKIAENSLKEMGISHLAQTPYTEISGGEQQLVFIARILTQQPEVLILDEPTSHLDFGNQVRTLNTIENLTKKGISVVMSSHFPDQTFLSGTKVALMKGKNFLEVGSPEEVITEENMKELYGIPVKIVDLPQRRACIPLK
- a CDS encoding iron ABC transporter substrate-binding protein, with the translated sequence MDQKIIIIAAMAIIGLIGIVIYMNYQAPTPAGEIKITDMADRSLNIPEKVNKTFSLAGSLTTCLYMIAPDKMVGWNSNNQTKGQYMNETYKKLPILGGGMQNANYEQIIAQNPDVIFMGHGKDNNSINDMQQKFGEIPVIDLEGDIILTNITPSIKFMGKVLGEENKSQELVNFYNKVYQNVTSTVSTIPDSQKKKVYYTKSADGLTTFAPGSPQVQLIEICGGKNVVESPVTKGGMGVSMELILDWNPDVIITSDSQFYQNVYSDSTWANINAVKNKQVYLQPSSPFNWFENPPGTNTIIGIPWTAKVLYPDKFQDLDLNSLTKEFYSKFYHYNLTDSDVSNILSSSGLNQS
- a CDS encoding 4Fe-4S ferredoxin — translated: MSLKKNKNTIKDIRFKKSGFKKCIQCGRCTASCPAAYLFPDYKPRDLMRRFMFNEIESPEMEELIWKCGQCYSCRIRCPRNCKAGLGVLALQSDSVLKGNAPSEVLLFAQKIKENLYNKGETILPETMGVYILKELGDSYYKKFSKNILKREKLGFLKDDTHQISLSNDSLKEIRAIMELTGMGAKYG